From one Coffea eugenioides isolate CCC68of chromosome 11, Ceug_1.0, whole genome shotgun sequence genomic stretch:
- the LOC113752354 gene encoding uncharacterized protein LOC113752354 yields the protein MLAERLIRKEDWSRYVHTEDRDLEGIKFGIPSEKKNRMPDPLIQATRMGNSEVALEILRVYPEAAYTFDEKGRNILQIAVEEKKRFLYDYLMTSGIDKDRMLSDTDHEGNSIIHLAASLGSPPSTPPGRVQYDSYPYLWQLQKSEGKTTAQVFETNHASVHEKAEKTMKEMANSVLIVFVLIGTINFAAVFTVPGGFNQDSGDPVYLKNRHSNSACCCSTLLEGCSPLFTMGTLLAIIFLRFATEGFYAALSFKYVVTTIAMFYSRGLHNRSMLPSIYSGECCALAFLCFDGPCVPGYIISDVGLHVVSNIAIAIAW from the exons ATGCTTGCAGAAAGATTAATCAGAAAAGAAGATTGGAGCCGCTATGTACATACAGAAGACAGAGATCTTGAAGGCATCAAGTTTGGAATACcatcagaaaagaaaaataggatgCCAGATCCATTAATACAAGCAACGAGAATGGGCAACAGTGAGGTAGCTCTGGAAATCCTGAGAGTCTACCCTGAAGCTGCGTATACTTTCGATGAAAAAGGAAGGAATATACTGCAAATTGCAGTGGAGGAGAAAAAAAGGTTCTTGTATGACTACTTGATGACTAGTGGTATTGACAAGGATAGGATGCTAAGTGATACTGATCACGAAGGAAATAGCATTATACATCTCGCAGCAAGTCTGGGATCCCCTCCCAGCACTCCCCCTGGT CGAGTGCAGTATGACTCTTATCCATATCTCTGGCAACTACAAAAGTCTGAGGGGAAGACAACAGCACAAGTATTTGAGACGAACCATGCGAGTGTACACGAAAAGGCTGAGAAAACTATGAAGGAAATGGCCAACAGTGTGTTGATTGTGTTTGTCCTCATTGGTACCATTAACTTTGCTGCAGTTTTTACTGTCCCTGGAGGTTTCAATCAAGACAGTGGAGACCCCGTTTATCTCAAGAACCGGCACTCGAATTCGGCTTGTTGTTGTTCTACTTTGCTGGAGGGCTGTTCTCCTCTGTTCACCATGGGGACTCTGCTTGCGATTATCTTTTTGCGATTTGCAACTGAAGGTTTTTATGCTGCCCTGTCCTTCAAGTACGTAGTCACCACAATTGCCATGTTCTACTCCCGCGGGCTTCACAATCGTAGCATGTTGCCAAGCATATATAGTGGAGAATGTTGTGCTCTTGCTTTCTTATGTTTTGATGGCCCTTGTGTTCCTGGATACATCATATCTGATGTTGGACTACAT GTAGTTTCAAATATTGCTATTGCTATTGCTTGGTAG